AGCAAATAAAGTATCTGGAATTCGCTGTGCATTAGTGCATGATGCATATAGTGCAAAATTGACCCGCCAGCACAATGATTCAAACGTGCTTGCTATGGGCGAACGCGTCATTGGACCAGGGCCAGCCCGTGAGATCGCAAAAATTTGGCTGCAAACGGAATTTGACGGCGGCCGTCACGCGAATCGGATTGGAAAAGTTACTGCCTACGAAGAAAGATAAAGTCAGAGATTGCCAAAGTTTGTCGATATCTAGTATAGGGACAGGTGATTGCTCGTGATTGATTTACAGCAGCAAGTGAAAACCGACATGGAAGGGCTTGTAAATGAATGGAAGATGCGTGATGATCTTAATCCGAATGATTTTTTCGTAATTGGATGTTCAACGAGTGAAGTAGCTGGAGAACATATTGGAACAGCTGGAAGCGAGGACTTGGCTGCCGTTATTTTTGCTGGTCTAAAGGACTTGAAGAAGGCAACCGGTGTGAATCTTGCCTTTCAGTGCTGTGAACATTTAAACCGTGGGCTTGTAATTGAACAGGCGGCATTTAATCCACTTGTTCATGAAGAAGTATCCGTTATTCCTGCACCCAGAGCAGGGGGATCGATGGCAACCTACGCGTACAAGCACATGGATAATCCAGTTGTGGTAGAAAAGATTCGGGCATCGTCAGGTATCGATATTGGTGACACCATGATTGGCATGCACCTGAAGCATGTTGCAATACCACTTCGCTTTGCACAGAAGATGGTTGGGAAGGCACGTGTGACAGGGGCAAAAACAAGGCCGAAATTAATTGGCGGGGAACGAGCTATCTATTCTAGTCAACCTGAAAACAAAAGCTGTAACTAATTTTTACACACATAGGAGGAGCTAAATATGGAACATGTAAAACAAGGAGATCAGGAATTATATCAAGCAATACAGGATGAAAAAAAGCGTCAGCATGACAAAATTGAATTGATTGCATCAGAAAACTTTGTCTCAGAAGCGGTTATGGAGGCAATGGGATCTGTATTGACGAATAAATATGCTGAAGGCTATCCAGGCAAACGCTATTATGGCGGCTGCGAACACGTTGATGTAGTAGAGAACCTAGCGCGCGATCGAGCCAAACAATTATTCGGTGCGGATCATGTAAACGTTCAGCCGCACTCCGGTGCACAAGCAAACATGGCTGTTTATTTTACTGTTCTAGAACCTGGTGACACAGTTCTTGGCATGAATTTAAACCATGGCGGACATTTGACACACGGAAGTCCAGTGAACTTCAGCGGAACCTTGTATAACTTTGTTGACTATGGTGTAGAAAAAGATACAGAACAGCTTGATTATGATGTAGTTTTGAAAAAGGCACAAGAAGTTAAGCCAAAAATGATTGTGGCTGGTGCCAGCGCATATTCCCGTCATATTGATTTTGCTAAGTTCCGTGAAATTGCTGACGCAGTTGATGCTTATTTAATGGTAGATATGGCACATATTGCAGGATTGGTTGCAACAGGACTTCACCAGAACCCGGTTGAACATGCTCATTTTGTTACCACTACAACACATAAAACATTGCGCGGACCACGCGGTGGCATGATTCTTTGTAAAGAGGAATTTGCGAAAAAAATTGATAAATCCGTATTTCCTGGTATGCAGGGCGGACCGTTGATGCACGTGATTGCTGCCAAAGCAACTTCATTCAAAGAGGCACTATCAGATGATTTTAAAGTGTACTCCAAACAAATCATTGAAAACGCAAAAACGTTGGGCGAGGCATTGACCCGTGACGGTGTGCGGATTGTTTCCGGCGGTACGGACAACCATCTTTTACTATTAGACGTAAAAACACTTGGACTTACCGGAAAAGTTGCTGAAAAAGTGCTTGACGATATCGGAATTACAACGAATAAAAACACAATTCCATTTGATACAGAAAGTCCATTTGTAACAAGCGGAATTCGCATCGGTACTGCTGCAGTAACATCACGTGGGTTTGGTAAAGCGGAAATGGAAGAAATCGCGTCCATTATTTCATTCACGTTGAAAAACCACGAAGATGAAGCAAAACTAAAAGAAGCAGCTGATCGTGTGCATGCTCTAACAAATAAACATCCATTATACGCATAAATTGGGAGCGCCTCTATCATAGGGGCGCTTTTTTTGAAAAGGTTGTTTTTTCATCTGTCCCGGTTGGTAAAAATTGCGACCTAATAGTAAGGTGATATCCTACGAAAAATGCGCAGGGTTGTTTTCCGCTGCGGAAAGCGACTGCCCACAGCGGAAATCACGTTGCTGTTACGTCGCAGTTTATAGATTTTGAGTAGTATAAGTCTTTATCGGTAAAGTATAAAAAAATCTAAGGCTCTCGCCAATAGTTCTTGGCGACTAGCCAATATTTTCTAAGAAGCATATGGATTAAAAACCGACCTTTACTTGAAAAGGTGTCGATTTTTCAGTACAATTTGATGGATGCAAGAAATTATTAAGGAGTGATCGGCTAATGGGAAAAGTACTTGTACTTGATCATCCGTTAATTCAACATAAATTAACGTACATACGAGATAAAAATACAGGAACAAAAGAATTCCGCGAGCTTGTTGACGAAGTGGCCATGTTAATGGCATTTGAAATTACCCGCGACCTACCATTGTTGGATAAAACAATTGATACACCCGTAATGGAAGCTAACACAAAGGTACTGGCTGGGAAGAAAATTGGCCTGATTCCAATTCTCCGTGCTGGTCTAGGCATGTTAGATGGAATGTTGAAGTTAATTCCAGCGGCTCGTGTTGGACATGTAGGTCTATACCGCGATCCGGAAACACTAAAAACAGTGGAATACTTTGTTAAGCTTCCTTTAGATATTAACGAACGCGAATTAATCGTTATTGACCCAATGCTCGCTACGGGCGGGTCCGCTTGTGACGCAATCCAGGCATTGAAAAAACGTGGTGCAAAACAAATCCGCTTCATGTGTCTGATTGCCGCACCAGAGGGCGTAGAGAAATTAAAAGAAGAACATCCGGATGTCGATATTTATATTGCAGCGCTCGATGAAAAATTGGACGAGCATGCGTACATCATTCCGGGCCTTGGTGACGCAGGTGATCGCTTGTACGGAACAAAATAATTGATGGAGTGAAGCGTAGAATGGGGAAGCGTATTAAAGTCATGACAATATTTGGAACGAGGCCGGAAGCAATTAAAATGGCTCCGCTTGTTTTAGAATTACAAAAACGCAGTGATGAGTTTGAACCAATCGTAACGGTTACCGCCCAGCACAGGGAGATGCTGGATCAGGTTCTGGATATTTTTGATATCACTCCTGATTATGATTTGGATATTATGAAACAAAAACAAACCTTAGCACAAATTACTACGCGTGCACTTGAAGGTTTAGATGAAGTCATGAAAAAAACGAACCCAGACATCGTGCTTGTCCACGGTGATACAACAACGACTTTCGCGGCATCGCTTGCTGCCTATTATAACCAAATTGCAGTTGGCCACGTAGAAGCCGGTTTACGCACATGGGATAAGTATTCTCCATACCCAGAAGAAATGAATCGCCAGCTGACTGGTGTAATAGCAGATTTGCATTTTTCACCAACAGAGAAATCCAGGCAGAATCTAATTAATGAAAATAAAGCTGCGGACAGCATTTTTATAACAGGAAATACCGCTATCGATGCATTAAAAACTACAGTTGATAAAGCGTATGGCAGTCCGATTTTGGATGAGGTCGGTGGCAAACGCCTGGTACTCATGACCGCACATCGCCGGGAGAACCTTGGAAACAACATGGAGCAAATGTTCCGTGCGATCAAACGTCTGGTTGAGGAGCATGACGATGTACAGGTTATTTATCCTGTTCATTTAAATCCGGTTGTCCAGGAAACCGCTGCAGAAATTTTAGGAAACGATGATCGCATTAAGTTAATCGAGCCACTCGGTGTGGTTGATTTTCATAACTTCGCTTCCCGCGCACATTTAATTTTAACTGACTCCGGTGGTGTGCAGGAAGAAGCACCTTCACTAGGTGTTCCTGTATTGGTTCTTCGTGATACAACAGAACGTCCAGAAGGAATTGATGCCGGAACATTGAAACTGGCAGGCACGGATGAGGATACAATTTTTAACCTCGCCAACGAATTATTATCTGATAAGCAGGCTCATGACAAAATGAGTAAAGCATCCAATCCATACGGCGATGGGAAAGCTTCGATGCGAATAGCTGATGCGATCGCAGGATATTTTAATTAAATGTAACCAAAATGCTGCCATTAAGTGGGCAGTATTTTTTTGTTTGAAAGGATTGTGAGTAGCTGATATATCGGTGTAATGGCCGATAAAAATGAAGAACGGCGGATATATTTTGAGAACGGCCGATAAAACGTCAGGACGGCCGATATAATCTGGAAACGGCAGATAAAAACGGAGAACAGCCGATAAAACGCCAGGACGGCCGATATAATTTGGAAATGGCCGATAAAATCGAAGAATGGCCGATAAAAAGCCAGAACGGCAGATATAATCTGGAAACGGCCGATAAAATCGGAGAATGGCTGATAAAAAGCCAGGACGGCCGATAAATCGTCAGGACCGCAAATATAATCCAAAAACAGCCGATAAAACGCCAAAACAGCAGCTAGCCACCAATCCCGCCGCTAACGCTAACTCCAGCAGGTAATCCCCGGCCAACCGCCCGCAATCAATCTTAAATCTCATGCAAATTTCCTTACTCCAACATGTATGTTTTCCCTGTTTTTCCAAAAGCTATTAGAAAGTCTTGGCTTCTCACCAAACTTTATATCAACTTTACTTTCTTCAAAGTAAAAAAGGGGACGCAACACATGCGACTACTCATCAAACTAGTTCTCATTTTAGCACTGATTCTCACCATGCAGCCATTTCAAGTTCATTCGCAGGAAGATAAAAATGTCGTGTCTGTCATTATAGAAGTGGAGGGTGACCCGGATAAGCGTGAGGAATATTTACATACTTATTTTCCATATGTGGAAGTGGTCGCGACATTTGATAAGCTGTTTAATGGGCTGGCATTAAAATCTTCTCCGCGGAAGCTGAACGAAATGGGTTCGCTTGATTTTGTGAAAGCAGTTCATCCAGTCCGTACTTATAAGGCAACCTCCACTGAAACGAAGAACGTCCCGGTGATCCCAAATAATATTAACAACACAGATTATACGGGAGACGGAGTAAAAGTAGGAGTAATTGACACGGGGATTGATTATAATCATCCGGATTTAGATGTCAATTATGTAGATGGATATGATCTGGTTGATCTTGACGAAGATCCAATGGAAACCCAGCAGGAGCAGGGAATCCCGACAATGCATGGAACGCATGTGGCTGGGATTATCGGGGCTGACGGAGAATTTAAAGGTGTGGCACCGGATGTAGATCTTTACGCTTACCGTGCACTTGGACCAGGGGGGAGCGGGACATCGATCCAAGTAATCGCCGCGATGGAGCAGGCGATTGAGGATGGTGTTGATATTATCAATCTGTCACTGGGCAATACAGTCAATGGTCCTGACTTTCCGACGAGTGTGGCCGTTAACCGAGCCGTTGATCTCGGAGTTGCTGTGGTTATCGCTAATGGTAATGCGGGACCGGCGAATTGGACAGTTGGTTCACCAGCTACCGCATCAAAAGCGTTATCAGTCGGGGCATCAACGTATCCGGAAAAGGTTCCCTACCTCTACGAATCCTTGCAGGACAAAGCCATTCCGCTTCAATCAATGAATGGTGCACCAGCTTGGGACTTTACCAAGGACTATGAAGTGGCGTCAATTGAAGAAGCCAATTTACGCGGAAAAATTGCTGTCGTGGCGCGAGGCAATAAAGTTCCATTTTATGATAAAGCAAAGAAGGCGCAGGAAAAGGGTGCTGAAGCGGTTATTATTTACAATAATGAAAAAGGAAATTTTAATGGCTCAGTCGATAGTCAACAAGATCCAATTGAAATTCCCGTCGCATCTGTCTCAAAGAAAGCAGGACAGTGGCTTATTGGTCAGTTGGAGAAGGGCGACCTATATCTAGAAACAAACTACCAGAAGGTCCCGCGAACAATTGCATCCTTTAGTTCGCGTGGGCCAGTCACGGTAAATTGGGATATCAAACCAGACGTGGTTGCACCAGGAGCAAATATTTTAAGTACCGTCCCCGGGGGATATGCTGTCCTGCAGGGGACCAGTATGGCAGCGCCGCATGTTGCAGGTGCTTTAGCACTGGTAGAAGAAGCGCACCCCGATTGGACAGTGGAGCAGGTGACCAATGCGCTAAAAACAACAGCCCAGCCTTTATATGATCAAAACGGGAAAATAATGGATCCAATTGTACAGGGAATGGGGTTGATTCAACCAAAGGCAGCGATTCAAACAGATACTATTCTCCACGAGCCTTTGCTTTCTTTTGGGAAGGTTGAAGAGCACAAGGAAACGAAAACAGTAGAATTGACCGTAGAAAACACATCAAATCATGCCCAGGATTATTATTTTACTATTCCTAACCAACAGCAGGGCATTAGATGGCATATTCCCCAGCAGTTTTCAGTCAAGGCACATGGCAAAAAATCCGTGCCAATTAAGCTGGACGTGACATCGGACTGGTTGCAGAAGGGAATTCATCAGGGGTACCTGACATTAAACTCCGAGCAGAAATCCTATCAGCTGCCATACCTGTTCCTTAATGAGACGGGAGATTATCAAAAGGCAATGGGACTGGAATTTTCTTTAAAGCCTTTTTCAGATGACACGTATATGTACAGATTATATGTGACAGATGAGGCGGAACATATTTCGGTTGATTTGTACAATCCGGACACCCTAGTTCATGAGCAAACACTATTCGAAATTGATGAGCCAGTCGTCGGAATGAACGAAGGATATTTAGATGAAAAAGATGTAAATGCATCCGGTAATTACCTGGTGCTGGTTACTTTAACCTTAAGCGATGGCACGTACGACAGTTATGTAACGGAATTAACGATGGCCCCCGAAAAATAGTTAATACGTTCACAAAACCGTCACTCATTAGCCATCACTTATCCTTTATACTAATAATAGAGTGTTATGGGGAAGTGTATAATGGTATGCAAATATGCAGACAATACACTTCCTAAATTGTGATAAAATATGCTTATTTTTGGCAGTATGTATTTTATCTCACAAACTAATTGACAACGCTCTATGGCTATTGTACACTTGCGTAGTGTGGGATGATAAGGTTTTCATTATACTGCAATAATTATGTTTTTATGTCGAAAAGACATGATTCAAGAAGGCCATCAATCCGCAAATGTACTGATTTTTCGCACGTATTTGTTAAATTTTTTTTGGCCAATATGTGCTGAAAATGAATCTGATCAGGCAATTGATCAGAGTATCTGGGGAAAATTCTACATTCTGACTGGCAGCATAAAAAGTTGGGATATTTCTCAGATGGAAGGAAACAAGCTCATCACAAAGAACCTACTATTATAAGGTAGAATTCAGAGCTATCATTGACGGGGGCATCTAAATCATGAAGCAATACGAAAATATGATAGCCCGTCAACGCATGTGGATGCTCTACCTTCTCGCATTTTTGGTACTTGGTGCAGGGTTTGCCCCTTATCCTCGTATCTTCCTCGGACTTCTTTTAGGAGCCATAATTAGCTTTTATAATTTGTGGATCTTGCAAAAGAAGATTTACGACTTTGGAGAGGCCGTAGTAAAAAAGCAATCCGCAAGAGGACTAGGCACTGTATCGCGATTCGCTGCCGTCGCACTAGCAGTAGTCATAGCACTCCGTTTCGAAGAATATTTTCACGTAATAGCCGTAATAATCGGTCTAATGACGTCATATATCGTCATTCTGATAGATTTTATGGTGTTCAAATCTAAAGATTAGTGCTTGAGAGAGGGGTGAATAACGTGAATCATACAGCACCGGTAGTAGAAGATGTTTTTGGAATAGCCTGGCTTGATTTTAATTTATCGAATGTCCTAATGATTGCAATTGCTTCGTTAATTGTTTTCATCCTTAGCGTACTGGGAGCAAGGAGCCTTCAAATGAAGCCAACAGGCGTGCAGAACTTCATGGAATGGATCCTGGACTTCGTGAAAGGCATTATAAACGATGCGATGGACTGGAAAACAGGTAAGATTTTCTTGCCGCTTGGATTAACACTAATCACATATATTTTAGTAAGTAATTTAATGGGTGTAGCATTTCTTGCAGTATTTGGTCATGATCTATGGTGGAAATCACCAACATCAGACCCGGGAGTCACACTTTCACTTGCGGCAATGGTTATTCTGCTGACGCATTTCTATGGCATTAAAGTGAAGGGTGCAAAAGAATACGGGAAGGATTTCTTGAAGCCTTTTCCAGTATTTCTACCTATTAAGCTACTTGAAGAATTTGCAAATACCCTAACATTAGGTTTACGACTTTTCGGTAATATATTTGCCGGCGAAGTTCTACTAGGGTTGCTGGCAGGATTAATGGCATCAGGATTCTGGGGATTCCTGGGCGGTGCAATTCCAATGCTGGCTTGGCAGGGATTCAGCCTGTTCATAGGTGGTATCCAGGCATTTATTTTTACTATGTTGACAATGGTTTACATGTCACACAAAGTAAGCAGCGATCATTAAGGTTCAGCAACAATTGTGTATTAACCAGCTTTGATGGCGTGACTGTTAAAGCAGGACAAAAAAATTACAACATTTTCTGAGGAGGATTTATATTATGGGAGTTTTAGCAGCTGCAATTGCAGTAGGACTAGCAGCAGTAGGCGCTGGTATTGGTAACGGTTTGATCGTAGGACGTACAGTTGAGGGGATTGCTCGTCAACCAGAACTTAAGAACCAGCTTCAAACAACAATGTTTATTGGTGTCGGTTTAGTTGAGGCAATGCCGATCATCGCAGTAGTTATCGCATTAATGGTAATGTAATATTACTAAGCGCAAACGCCCGTACCTATGGGCACAAGCTTGGATGTAATTAATGGCGGAGAGAGTATTCCAATAGAATCTTCGCCCTTATTATGTACCCTTTTAATAGAGAAGTTAAACGTTTCATATAAAAAGTATTGCTTAACAAAGTTAGGTGAAAGGAGTGAATTCTGTGCAGGCATTCACTGGGTCTACACTATATGCTGCAATCGGGGGACTTCACGTTGGTGACATGTTAGTCCAACTTGTCTTCTTTATCATATTGCTAATCTTAGTTAAAAAATATGCATGGGGTCCTATCATCGGGATGATGCAAAAGCGTGAAGAATATGTAGCCAATGAAATTGAAATTGCGGAGCAAAATCGTGCGGAAGCAGAACGTGCATCTAAAGAAGCTGCCGAAAAGCTGCGCCAAACGAAAGAAGACGCGCAAAAAATTATTGAAGATGCGAAACACATCGGCGGGAAGCAGGAACAGGAAATCATTGAATCTGCCCGTCAGGAAGCTGAACGCATCAAAATTTCAGCTCAAGAAGAAATTAAAACTGAAAAAGAAAAAGCTATCCAGGCATTACAGGATAAAGTTGCCTCTCTATCTGTTCTAATCGCAAGTAAAGTAATTGAAAAAGAGATTAATGCAGAGGATCAGGAAAAACTGATTGATGAATATATTAAAGAGGTAGGAGAAGAGCGATGAGTGAAGCTGTAGTTGCTAAACGTTATGCAGAGGCTCTTTTTCAACTGGGAACTGAGAAGAAAGCACTGGATCATCTGGAAGAAGAAGCCAGTGTTGTGCAGGAAATATTCGGTCAGAATAAGAAACTTCTTGTTTTCCTAACACATCCACGCGTGGCGAACGAGAAGAAGAAACAATTCTTGACAGACGTTTTTAAAGGACTTTCAGCTGATTTGCTTAACACAATGAAATTACTTGTTGATCGCAATCGAATTGACCTTATGCCAGTAATTGTGAAGGAATTTCTATACCTTACAAATGAAGCAAAAGGAATCTCGGAAGCAACTGTATTTTCAGTGCGGGCATTATCAGACGATGAAATTGAAAAGCTTAGCGGATCATTCGCGAAGCGCTTTGGCAAAAAAGCAATTAAACTTGAGAATAAAGTTGATCCTTCGATTATTGGCGGTATCAAACTTCGCATGGGAAACTCGATTTACGACGGTTCCATTAGCGGGAAACTGAAACGCATCGAACGGAGTATTGTAACTGCAAACAAATGATGATAGGGGTGAAATGGTATGAGCATCAAAGCTGAAGAAATCAGTTCACTGATTAAACAGCAAATCGAAAATTTCGATTCTGATATTGAAGTAAGTGACGTCGGAACCGTTATCGAAATTGGTGATGGTATCGCACGTGCTCACGGTCTTGACGATGTAATGGCCGGCGAGCTGGTTGAATTTTCAAATGGTGTAATGGGATTAGCGCAGAACCTGGAAGAAAGCAATGTCGGTATTGTAATCCTTGGACCATATACAGAAATTAAAGAGGGCGATGAAGTTCGTCGTACCGGTCGTATTATGCAAGTACCTGTTGGAGAGGAATTACTAGGACGTGTTGTTAACCCGCTCGGACAGCCAATTGATGGTAAAGGTCCAGCCGAAACAACAAAAACACGCCCGATTGAAGGACCAGCACCAGGTGTAATGGATCGTAAATCAGTTGATGAACCACTGCAAACCGGTATTAAAGCAATCGACGCAATCGTACCAATCGGACGTGGGCAGCGTGAGTTAATCATCGGTGACCGTCAAACCGGTAAAACAACTGTTGCAGTTGATGCGATTATTAATCAAAAAGATCAGGATATGATTTGTATATATGTAGCAATTGGCCAAAAAGAATCAACTGTGCGCGGAACAGTTGAAACATTTCGACGCTACGGTGCACTAGATTATACAATCGTTGTATCTGCAGGTGCATCTGATCCAGCCCCATTATCTTACCTTGCTCCTTATGCAGGTGTATCAATGGGTGAAGAATTCATGTATAACGGAAAGCACGTATTAATCGTTTATGATGATTTATCAAAACAAGCGGTTGCTTATCGTGAACTTTCTCTATTATTACGTCGTCCACCAGGTCGTGAAGCATTCCCAGGTGACGTATTCTACTTGCATTCACGTCTACTTGAGCGTGCTGCAAAACTTAGTGACGAAAAAGGCGGCGGTTCAATGACTGCATTGCCATTCGTTGAAACACAGGCAGGCGATATCTCAGCATATATCCCAACAAACGTAATCTCGATCACGGATGGACAAATCTTCTTGCAATCAGATTTATTCTTCTCAGGTGTTCGTCCAGCGATTAACGCAGGACTATCGGTATCACGTGTTGGTGGATCTGCACAAATCAAGGCAATGAAAAAAGTTGCCGGTACACTTCGTCTCGACCTTGCATCCTTCCGTGAATTGGAAGCATTCGCACAGTTCGGTTCTGACCTTGATAAAGCAACACAAGCCAAACTGAACCGTGGACAACGAACAGTAGAAGTGCTAAAACAAGGTCTGCATAAGCCATTAGTTGTTGAAAAACAGGTAATGATCATCTATGCACTTACAAAAGGATTCTTGGACGATATTCCGGTAGAGGATATCACACGCTTTGAAAATGACTTCCACTTATGGCTTGATGAAAATGGTAAAGACGTTCTTGCAACTATTCGCGAAACAGGAAAATTACCAGAGGCAGAAGACATGAAGAACACAATCGAAGCATTCAAAAAAACATTTTTACCTAGTAACTAAAGATTGGCATAATTGAGGTTCGGCCGATTAAATGAATCTGGCCGTTAGATACTGCAACGTATCGCTTTAGTTTCCAATCAGCAGGTTATGCAAAATAGATAAACAGTGCAAGCAACCTTTGAATGAAAGGGTGGTGAAAAAGCTTGGCATCACTTAGAGATATTAAAAGTAAGATTGATTCAACGAAAAAAACGAAAAAGATTACCAAAGCGATGCAAATGGTGTCTGCTTCCAAGTTGAATCGTGCTGAACAAAACGCGAAATCTTTTGTACCTTACAGTGAAAAGATACAAGAGGTTGTGTCGAATATAGCACAGAACAATGCTAGTGCGAATCATCCGATGTTAGAAGCCCGGGATGTGAAGAAAACAGGTTATCTTGTGATCACGTCTGACCGTGGTTTGGCAGGGGGCTACAATAGCAGTGTTTTGCGTAAACTCCATCAAACGATTAAAGAGAACCATAAATCAACAGATGAGTATACGATCGTTGTCCTTGGACGGATTGGGTATGAGTTTTGTAAGAAACGTAATATGCCAATCGCAAAACATATTCTTGGTCTAGCCGATCAGCCCGACTTTGCGGAGATTAAGGAAATAGCATATAATACCGTAAACATGTATATCGAAGAAGAAATTGACGAACTCCATTTATTCTATAACCACTTTGTGAGTGTTATTTCACAGGAGGTTACGGTGAAAAAGGCACTTCCATTAACGACAATGGAAAATGCAGGTGGCAGTACCAGTCAATATGAATATGAGCCGGATCAGGAAAAGATTCTGGAAGTTCTTTTACCACAATATGCTGAGAGTTTAATTTACGGTGCGTTACTTGATGGTAAAGCAAGTGAACATGCTGCCAGAATGACAGCAATGCGCAGTGCTTCTGATAATGCCGATGATATTGTCGATGATTTATCATTGAAGTACAACCGTGCACGTCAAGCAGCTATTACACAAGAAATCACAGAAATTATTGGTGGGGCAGCGGCATTAGAATAGCACGCTTGCCAATTGATTAGTTAGTAAGGAGGGAAATCGATGAGCATAGGACACATTACACAAGTTATGGGGCCGGTAATCGACGTTAAGTTCGATGACGGACATCTCCCAGAAATCTATAACGCAGTAACCGTTACGCTTGATGGAAAAAGTGGTTCAGAAGAAAGCTTTCTACTTACTTTAGAGGTTGCACTTCATCTTGGTGACAACTCTGTTCGTACGATCGCAATGCAATCTACTGACGGCGTTAAGCGTGGAATGGACGCTGTAGATTTAGGCAGACCAATTACAGTACCGGTTGGGGAAGAAACGCTTGGCCGTGTATTTAACGTATTAGGTGACAACATCGATCTTGATGAACCAATGGATAAAGGTGTTCGTCGCGATCCAATTCACCGCGAATCACCTAAATTTGAAAACTTAGCTACCGAAACGCAAATTTTAGAAACTGGTATTAAAGTAGTTGACCTGTTAGCGCCTTATATTAAAGGTGGTAAAATCGGTTTGTTTGGTGGAGCCGGTGTAGGTAAAACGGTTTTAATTCAGGAATTAATCAACAACATCGCACAAGAACATGGTGGTATTTCGGTGTTCGCCGGTGTTGGTGAGCGTACACGTGAAGGTAATGACCTTTACTTTGAAATGAGCGATTCAGGGGTTATTAAAAAGACAGCAATGGTATTCGGACAAATGAACGAGCCACC
This Virgibacillus phasianinus DNA region includes the following protein-coding sequences:
- the atpB gene encoding F0F1 ATP synthase subunit A, giving the protein MNHTAPVVEDVFGIAWLDFNLSNVLMIAIASLIVFILSVLGARSLQMKPTGVQNFMEWILDFVKGIINDAMDWKTGKIFLPLGLTLITYILVSNLMGVAFLAVFGHDLWWKSPTSDPGVTLSLAAMVILLTHFYGIKVKGAKEYGKDFLKPFPVFLPIKLLEEFANTLTLGLRLFGNIFAGEVLLGLLAGLMASGFWGFLGGAIPMLAWQGFSLFIGGIQAFIFTMLTMVYMSHKVSSDH
- the atpE gene encoding F0F1 ATP synthase subunit C encodes the protein MGVLAAAIAVGLAAVGAGIGNGLIVGRTVEGIARQPELKNQLQTTMFIGVGLVEAMPIIAVVIALMVM
- the atpF gene encoding F0F1 ATP synthase subunit B gives rise to the protein MQAFTGSTLYAAIGGLHVGDMLVQLVFFIILLILVKKYAWGPIIGMMQKREEYVANEIEIAEQNRAEAERASKEAAEKLRQTKEDAQKIIEDAKHIGGKQEQEIIESARQEAERIKISAQEEIKTEKEKAIQALQDKVASLSVLIASKVIEKEINAEDQEKLIDEYIKEVGEER
- a CDS encoding F0F1 ATP synthase subunit delta, which produces MSEAVVAKRYAEALFQLGTEKKALDHLEEEASVVQEIFGQNKKLLVFLTHPRVANEKKKQFLTDVFKGLSADLLNTMKLLVDRNRIDLMPVIVKEFLYLTNEAKGISEATVFSVRALSDDEIEKLSGSFAKRFGKKAIKLENKVDPSIIGGIKLRMGNSIYDGSISGKLKRIERSIVTANK
- the atpA gene encoding F0F1 ATP synthase subunit alpha gives rise to the protein MSIKAEEISSLIKQQIENFDSDIEVSDVGTVIEIGDGIARAHGLDDVMAGELVEFSNGVMGLAQNLEESNVGIVILGPYTEIKEGDEVRRTGRIMQVPVGEELLGRVVNPLGQPIDGKGPAETTKTRPIEGPAPGVMDRKSVDEPLQTGIKAIDAIVPIGRGQRELIIGDRQTGKTTVAVDAIINQKDQDMICIYVAIGQKESTVRGTVETFRRYGALDYTIVVSAGASDPAPLSYLAPYAGVSMGEEFMYNGKHVLIVYDDLSKQAVAYRELSLLLRRPPGREAFPGDVFYLHSRLLERAAKLSDEKGGGSMTALPFVETQAGDISAYIPTNVISITDGQIFLQSDLFFSGVRPAINAGLSVSRVGGSAQIKAMKKVAGTLRLDLASFRELEAFAQFGSDLDKATQAKLNRGQRTVEVLKQGLHKPLVVEKQVMIIYALTKGFLDDIPVEDITRFENDFHLWLDENGKDVLATIRETGKLPEAEDMKNTIEAFKKTFLPSN
- the atpG gene encoding ATP synthase F1 subunit gamma; its protein translation is MASLRDIKSKIDSTKKTKKITKAMQMVSASKLNRAEQNAKSFVPYSEKIQEVVSNIAQNNASANHPMLEARDVKKTGYLVITSDRGLAGGYNSSVLRKLHQTIKENHKSTDEYTIVVLGRIGYEFCKKRNMPIAKHILGLADQPDFAEIKEIAYNTVNMYIEEEIDELHLFYNHFVSVISQEVTVKKALPLTTMENAGGSTSQYEYEPDQEKILEVLLPQYAESLIYGALLDGKASEHAARMTAMRSASDNADDIVDDLSLKYNRARQAAITQEITEIIGGAAALE